In a single window of the Callithrix jacchus isolate 240 chromosome 1, calJac240_pri, whole genome shotgun sequence genome:
- the DIPK1B gene encoding divergent protein kinase domain 1B isoform X1, producing MRRLRRLAHLVLFCPFSKGLQGRLPGLRVRCIFLAWLGVFAGSWLVYMRYSSYSELCRGHICQAVICDQYHKGIISGSICQDLCELHLVEWRTCLSAAPGQQVYSGLWRDKDVTIKCGIEEALDSKAQSDAAPRRELVLFDKPTRGTSIKEFREMTLSFLKAKLGDLPSLPALVGQVLLMADFNKDNRVSLAEAKSVWALLQRNEFLLLLSLQEKEHASRLLGYCGDLYLTEGVPHGAWHVAALPPLLRPLLPPALQGALQQWLGPAWPWRAKIAIGLLEFVEELFHGAYGTFYMCETTLANVGYTATYDFKMADLQQVAPEATVRRFLQGRRCEHSTDCTYGHDCRAPCDRLMRQCKGDLIQPNLAKVCALLRGYLLPGAPADLREELGTQLRTCTTLSGLASQVEAHHSLVLSHLKTLLWKKISNTKYS from the exons ATGCGGCGGCTGCGGCGCCTGGCGCACCTGGTGCTCTTCTGCCCCTTCTCCAAGGGCCTGCAG GGCCGGCTCCCAGGCCTGAGGGTCAGGTGCATCTTCCTGGCCTGGCTGGGCGTGTTTGCGGGCAGCTGGTTGGTGTACATGCGCTACTCGTCCTACTCAGAGCTCTGTCGCGGCCACATCTGCCAGGCGGTCATT TGTGACCAGTACCACAAGGGCATCATCTCAGGCTCCATCTGCCAGGACCTGTGTGAGCTGCATCTGGTGGAATGGAGGACCTGCCTCTCGGCAGCCCCCGGCCAGCAG GTATACAGTGGGCTCTGGCGAGACAAGGATGTGACCATCAAGTGTGGCATCGAGGAGGCGCTGGACTCCAAGGCCCAGTCGGACGCGGCCCCCCGGCGGGAGCTGGTGCTGTTCGACAAACCTACCCGGGGCACCTCCATCAAGGAGTTTCGGGAGATGACCCTCAGCTTCCTCAAG GCGAAACTGGGCGACCTGCCTTCCCTGCCGGCGCTGGTGGGCCAGGTCCTGCTCATGGCTGACTTCAACAAGGACAACCGGGTGTCGCTGGCGGAAGCCAAGTCCGTGTGGGCCCTGCTGCAGCGTAACGAGTTCCTGCTGCTGCTGTCCCTGCAGGAGAAGGAGCACGCCTCCCGACTGCTGGGCTACTGCGGGGACCTCTACCTCACTGAGGGCGTGCCCCACGGTGCCTGGCACGTGGCCGCCCTGCCCCCACTGCTGCGCCCGCTGCTGCCGCCGGCCCTGCAGGGTGCCCTCCAGCAGTGGCTGGGGCCCGCGTGGCCATGGCGGGCCAAGATTGCCATCGGCCTGCTGGAATTCGTGGAGGAGCTCTTCCACGGTGCCTACGGGACCTTCTACATGTGtgagaccacactggccaacGTGGGCTACACGGCCACCTACGACTTCAAGATGGCCGACCTGCAGCAGGTGGCCCCTGAGGCCACGGTGCGCCGCTTCTTGCAGGGCCGCCGCTGCGAGCACAGCACCGACTGCACCTACGGGCACGACTGCCGGGCCCCGTGTGACAGGCTCATGCGGCAGTGCAAGGGTGACCTCATCCAGCCCAACCTGGCCAAGGTGTGTGCGCTGCTGCGGGGCTACCTGCTGCCCGGTGCTCCCGCCGACCTCCGCGAGGAGCTGGGCACACAGCTGCGCACCTGCACCACGCTGAGCGGGCTGGCCAGCCAGGTGGAGGCCCATCACTCACTGGTGCTCAGCCACCTCAAGACCCTGCTCTGGAAGAAGATCTCCAACACCAAGTACTCCTGA
- the DIPK1B gene encoding divergent protein kinase domain 1B isoform X2: MRRLRRLAHLVLFCPFSKGLQGRLPGLRVRCIFLAWLGVFAGSWLVYMRYSSYSELCRGHICQAVIVYSGLWRDKDVTIKCGIEEALDSKAQSDAAPRRELVLFDKPTRGTSIKEFREMTLSFLKAKLGDLPSLPALVGQVLLMADFNKDNRVSLAEAKSVWALLQRNEFLLLLSLQEKEHASRLLGYCGDLYLTEGVPHGAWHVAALPPLLRPLLPPALQGALQQWLGPAWPWRAKIAIGLLEFVEELFHGAYGTFYMCETTLANVGYTATYDFKMADLQQVAPEATVRRFLQGRRCEHSTDCTYGHDCRAPCDRLMRQCKGDLIQPNLAKVCALLRGYLLPGAPADLREELGTQLRTCTTLSGLASQVEAHHSLVLSHLKTLLWKKISNTKYS; the protein is encoded by the exons ATGCGGCGGCTGCGGCGCCTGGCGCACCTGGTGCTCTTCTGCCCCTTCTCCAAGGGCCTGCAG GGCCGGCTCCCAGGCCTGAGGGTCAGGTGCATCTTCCTGGCCTGGCTGGGCGTGTTTGCGGGCAGCTGGTTGGTGTACATGCGCTACTCGTCCTACTCAGAGCTCTGTCGCGGCCACATCTGCCAGGCGGTCATT GTATACAGTGGGCTCTGGCGAGACAAGGATGTGACCATCAAGTGTGGCATCGAGGAGGCGCTGGACTCCAAGGCCCAGTCGGACGCGGCCCCCCGGCGGGAGCTGGTGCTGTTCGACAAACCTACCCGGGGCACCTCCATCAAGGAGTTTCGGGAGATGACCCTCAGCTTCCTCAAG GCGAAACTGGGCGACCTGCCTTCCCTGCCGGCGCTGGTGGGCCAGGTCCTGCTCATGGCTGACTTCAACAAGGACAACCGGGTGTCGCTGGCGGAAGCCAAGTCCGTGTGGGCCCTGCTGCAGCGTAACGAGTTCCTGCTGCTGCTGTCCCTGCAGGAGAAGGAGCACGCCTCCCGACTGCTGGGCTACTGCGGGGACCTCTACCTCACTGAGGGCGTGCCCCACGGTGCCTGGCACGTGGCCGCCCTGCCCCCACTGCTGCGCCCGCTGCTGCCGCCGGCCCTGCAGGGTGCCCTCCAGCAGTGGCTGGGGCCCGCGTGGCCATGGCGGGCCAAGATTGCCATCGGCCTGCTGGAATTCGTGGAGGAGCTCTTCCACGGTGCCTACGGGACCTTCTACATGTGtgagaccacactggccaacGTGGGCTACACGGCCACCTACGACTTCAAGATGGCCGACCTGCAGCAGGTGGCCCCTGAGGCCACGGTGCGCCGCTTCTTGCAGGGCCGCCGCTGCGAGCACAGCACCGACTGCACCTACGGGCACGACTGCCGGGCCCCGTGTGACAGGCTCATGCGGCAGTGCAAGGGTGACCTCATCCAGCCCAACCTGGCCAAGGTGTGTGCGCTGCTGCGGGGCTACCTGCTGCCCGGTGCTCCCGCCGACCTCCGCGAGGAGCTGGGCACACAGCTGCGCACCTGCACCACGCTGAGCGGGCTGGCCAGCCAGGTGGAGGCCCATCACTCACTGGTGCTCAGCCACCTCAAGACCCTGCTCTGGAAGAAGATCTCCAACACCAAGTACTCCTGA
- the LOC103795641 gene encoding uncharacterized protein LOC103795641 — MVLGGPWRIRAAARGRIGAQQEPHPAVRPGEPECGPPNPLTRVPLSHPMLPCKFLEAVRSKNGGILKAFDLSDKHTERGTGSKAKPGCRPITLPLEVSEDVLSSPFWLGQCRQAWGSQSKEGKALLYWVPGLRSSPGSQQVVACPGGRAHQFQHQNQFQGPTQFPAQPSSQSSFRGRTGRSAPSRAGAGTRGKAGPTRSWSILLTRPGKPSRKREPRVSMACPAPGGSETGRHPLRAPWSGRGAGHGSRRCRCSAWRTHAPPASHGAGPTFGHRERGAQGERGTLGAAELGARRLGRARRGGLTLTGRRTRYKRRGAPSPRPLRARRLSRTGARLSLVGIRLVVLVPGHLQGIIFPWPLL; from the exons AGGCAGGATAGGAGCCCAGCAGGAACCCCATCCTGCAGTCCGGCCTGGAGAACCCGAGTGTGGGCCTCCGAACCCACTCACCAGG GTTCCACTTTCCCACCCGATGCTCCCGTGTAAATTCTTAGAAGCTGTGAGAAGTAAGAATGGAGGAATCCTAAAAGCCTTTGATCTCTCTGATAAGCACACAGAAAGAGGCAC AGGCTCAAAGGCCAAACCCGGCTGTCGCCCCATCACACTCCCTCTGGAGGTGTCCGAGGACGTCCTTTCCAGTCCCTTCTGGCTGGGGCAGTGCCGGCAGGCCTGG GGCAGCCAGAGCAAGGAGGGGAAGGCG CTCCTCTACTGGGTACCGGGGCTCAGGTCCTCTCCTGGGTCTCAGCAGGTTGTGGCCTGCCCCGGGGGCCGTGCACACCAGTTTCA GCACCAAAACCAGTTCCAGGGTCCGACCCAGTTCCCGGCCCAGCCCTCAAGCCAGTCCAGCTTCAGAGGCCGGACTGGCCGCAGCGCCCCCTCCAGAGCCGGAGCTGGCACCAGAGGGAAAGCGGGACCCACGCGCTCGTGGAGCATCCTCCTGACCCGGCCTGGGAAGCCGTCGCGAAAACGGGAGCCACGCGTGTCCATGGCGTGCCCGGCACCCGGAGGGTCGGAGACGGGGCGGCACCCGCTGCGGGCTCCGTGGAGCGGTCGCGGAGCAGGACATGGGTCACGACGCTGTCGCTGCTCTGCGTGGCGAACCCACGCGCCACCCGCCAGCCACGGAGCTGGGCCCACCTTCGGGCACAGGGAGCGGGGGGCACAGGGAGAGCGGGGGACACTGGGGGCCGCGGAACTGGGGGCACGGCGGCTCGGGCGGGCGCGGCGGGGAGGCTTGACCCTCACGGGCCGCCGTACGCGCTATAAAAGGCGCGGCGCGCCCTCCCCCCGACCTCTGCGCGCCCGGCGGCTGTCACG GACAGGTGCGCGCTTGTCCTTGGTGGGCATCCGCCTTGTGGTCCTGGTCCCTGGACACCTGCAGGGGATCATCTTTCCGTGGCCACTGTTGTGA